One genomic segment of Diceros bicornis minor isolate mBicDic1 chromosome 25, mDicBic1.mat.cur, whole genome shotgun sequence includes these proteins:
- the PDXP gene encoding chronophin produces the protein MARCELLRGAGLRDVLGRAQGVLFDCDGVLWNGERAVPGAPELVQRLARAGKAALFVSNNSRRARPELALRFARLGFGGLRAEQLFSSAVCAARLLRQRLFGPPDAPGSVFVLGGEGLRAELRAAGLRLAGDPGEDPGAAPRVRAVLVGYDEHFSFAKLSEACAHLRDPDCLLVATDRDPWHPLSDGSRTPGTGSLAAAVETASGRQALVVGKPSPYMFECITEHFSVDPARMLMVGDRLETDILFGHRCGMTTVLTLTGVSRLEEAEAYLAAGQQDLVPHYYVESVADLMEGLED, from the exons ATGGCGCGCTGCGAGCTGCTGCGCGGCGCGGGTCTGCGCGACGTGCTGGGCCGGGCTCAGGGGGTCCTGTTCGACTGCGACGGGGTGCTGTGGAACGGCGAGCGCGCCGTGCCGGGCGCCCCGGAGCTGGTGCAGCGGCTGGCGCGGGCCGGCAAAGCGGCGCTGTTCGTGAGCAACAACAGCCGGCGCGCGCGGCCCGAGCTCGCCCTCCGCTTCGCGCGCCTCGGCTTCGGGGGGCTGCGCGCCGAGCAGCTCTTCAGCTCCGCGGTGTGCGCCGCGCGCCTGCTGCGCCAGCGCCTGTTCGGGCCGCCCGACGCGCCGGGCTCCGTGTTCGTGCTGGGCGGCGAGGGGCTGCGCGCCGAGCTGCGCGCCGCGGGGCTGCGCCTGGCCGGGGACCCCGGCGAGGACCCGGGCGCGGCCCCGCGCGTGCGCGCCGTGCTCGTGGGCTACGACGAGCACTTCTCCTTCGCCAAGCTGAGCGAGGCGTGCGCGCACCTGCGCGACCCCGACTGCCTGCTCGTGGCCACCGACCGCGACCCGTGGCACCCGCTCAGCGACGGCAGCCGGACCCCCG GCACCGGGAGCCTGGCTGCCGCAGTGGAAACAGCCTCGGGCCGCCAGGCCCTGGTGGTGGGCAAGCCCAGCCCCTACATGTTCGAGTGCATCACAGAGCACTTCAGCGTGGACCCCGCCCGCATGCTCATGGTGGGCGACCGCCTGGAGACTGACATCCTCTTCGGCCACCGCTGCGGCATGACCACCGTGCTCACGCTTACGGGCGTCTCCCGCCTGGAGGAGGCCGAGGCCTACCTGGCGGCCGGCCAGCAGGACCTCGTGCCCCATTACTATGTGGAGAGCGTTGCGGACTTGATGGAGGGGTTGGAGGACTGA
- the LGALS1 gene encoding galectin-1, giving the protein MACGLVASNLNLKPGECIRVRGEVTPDAKSFALNLGKDNDNLCLHFNPRFNMHGDTNTIVCNSRDGGAWGAEQRESAFPFQPGSVVEVCISFDQADLTIKLPDGYSFKFPNRLNLEAINYLSANGDFKIKCVAFE; this is encoded by the exons ATGGCTTGC GGTCTGGTCGCCAGCAACCTGAATCTCAAACCCGGGGAGTGCATCAGAGTGCGGGGCGAGGTGACCCCCGACGCCAAGAG CTTTGCGCTGAACCTGGGCAAAGACAACGACAACCTGTGCCTGCACTTCAACCCTCGCTTCAACATGCACGGGGACACCAACACCATCGTGTGTAACAGCAGGGATGGCGGGGCCTGGGGCGCCGAGCAGCGGGAGTCGGCCTTCCCCTTCCAGCCCGGGAGTGTCGTGgag GTGTGCATCTCCTTCGACCAGGCGGACCTGACCATCAAGCTGCCAGACGGATACTCCTTCAAGTTCCCCAACCGCCTCAACCTGGAGGCCATCAACTACCTGTCAGCCAACGGCGACTTCAAGATCAAGTGCGTGGCCTTTGAGTGA